From one Eleginops maclovinus isolate JMC-PN-2008 ecotype Puerto Natales chromosome 7, JC_Emac_rtc_rv5, whole genome shotgun sequence genomic stretch:
- the lrrfip1a gene encoding uncharacterized protein lrrfip1a isoform X1: MGTQGAGRKRSTKKDKSTAEDDALNLIAREAEARLAAKRAARAEARDIRMKELERQQKEIFQVQKKYYGLNTKVDDRSDSKWGDIEQWMDSVEMNKNQEDSERYSRSSRIQTLSDDDERMSVGSRSSVRSDLDSVGAYGGGDSSSIKKSKKKKKHKHKDRNGHDDEYSVMSSRSSRQSDESRVSRSSRLDLTSSRLSDDPRGSRGSRLDLQPTSYASSDLYSYNGLSSARNPGSTFNGYQSSLYEDSGLQRGSSSLSLPVEYSSYRTSGSRVSSRAGSARGSPVDNCGSVASFLRSAAGSSGLHLDDVTIPDFSDVSGFAPAGGRHRDVEDRDYLEKGSRAASSMTAATLTSLGGSSSRRGSGETAITVDAETSIREIKEIHELKDQIQDVESKYMQNLKEVKDALVQVEEKYRKAMVSNAQLDNEKNNLMYQVDTLKDSLMELEELLSESRRGFEDKVKECEREKHAHTVLQFQFNEMKETLKQSEELLNDIRQLHIKMEGLNREICDLQETVEWKDKKIGALERQKEYTDAIRVERDELREEVVNLKDILKKHGIVLGPDLSINGEDGVADADSTLSADPASPLAQEAQTPPTEGNSMLGNTEETQLRSSEEEEVDPEQQQEHFEEAKENLLSSDALCDVSGVCTVETSTDTEEQRDATEVDGVEEPGLRKDLNVDIKDQSVTESKDIIICSPELQGIVTSSEESVLETVRPEGKELGGTNNLDSGEPGTNINSVDIRESGNNFLKEQENKQEDVEEHHLRNTESRPEQKVVQPVESLPEESVPAESNTDAPPEPENPEEAENMETEELSGNSQPQGAAAPGKKKKKKRKGKKNRGTQEDRNQQRDGADREKGKTEVKIEPDTKDNELKAEPEVLASGTEEPGMDQVKNEQDGQKDGVEEQEPHKTGRESRRDHVADECDKEQTLEKENVEEAEAATETFSHVTTPAEVGVDHVTEEQNKEQCLGTVKAGELVAPAETHVETLKESRTVPIPKDEQDQKQPLETQRVEEVGSLTNPVPETILSTESPDDLNGECTSCVDNSKSGISTNDCVIQAEAEVVHSEENEVRSIDEMKSEYTPDIPENPETGSHNPINGDMAADESEPTSRAESKDKPSVPPPSTDSVTDTIKSSEPSAGGESPFKVSDGGPEEVTETIKDDEEPEIATEQDKPQEYPSVLLPSHEEAELTADRAEEDFNRGLREPEGLVQTDPLDDQDKETPSFVTNMDAIDTVQSVLETVVRAEPLDNVETAQCEGHVDESSADITPELEINTTETITTPDVPKEAHEHGSTMAEDPEHNNNPNDQQGETQPLHEPMDELPSQPTLQECNEEDGENNEGPSFDFDDMDMEPAEVESLPRNPQQEEVEEGVEVVPDESGSSGVETLSQNSSAQDGTLGNGGQLLEKEEAGLANETGGIVEEAKFPSVGEAGGAPEDINQALSLPVEEGLEAIKQEHVDLPKSAEQVGGSKEPQQGGKDVRKNSKKGKGKGKEECKMS; the protein is encoded by the exons ATCTTTCAGGTGCAGAAG AAATATTATGGCTTGAACACCAAAGTAGACGACCGATCGGACAGCAAATGGGGAGATATTGAGCAATGGATG GATTCTgttgaaatgaacaaaaaccAG GAGGACAGTGAGAGATACTCACGTTCTTCACGAATACAAACG CTGTCGGACGACGATGAGCGGATGTCAGTGGGGAGCCGGAGCAGTGTCAGG TCGGATCTTGATTCTGTTGGGGCTTATGGTGGAGGG GACTCCTCCTCAATAAAGaagtcaaagaaaaagaagaaacataaGCACAAAGAC AGGAACGGCCATGATGATGAGTACAGTGTCATGTCCAGCCGG AGCTCCAGACAGAGTGATGAGAGCAGAGTGTCCCGTTCCTCCAGGCTGGACCTCACG AGCTCCAGACTGAGTGATGACCCCCGGGGATCTCGGGGCTCCAGATTAGACCTGCAGCCG ACCTCTTACGCTTCCTCTGACCTGTACAGCTACAATGGCCTGTCCTCTGCCAGAAACCCCGGCTCAACTTTCAATGGTTACCAG AGCTCCCTGTATGAAGACAGCGGCTTGCAGCGAGGCAGCAGCTCCCTCTCACTT ccTGTAGAGTACAGTAGTTATCGCACCTCCGGTTCCAGGGTCTCCTCCAGGGCCGGGTCAGCCCGCGGCAGCCCAGTG GACAACTGCGGCTCTGTGGCCAGTTTCCTGAGGAGCGCAGCCGGCAGCAGCGGCCTCCACCTGGACGATGTTACTATTCCGGACTTTTCTGATGTGAGTGGCTTTGCCCCCGCAGGAGGCCGCCACCGTGAT GTGGAGGACAGAGATTATCTTGAGAAG GGATCTCGAGCAGCTTCTTCCATGACAGCAGCGACCCTCACCTCGTTAGGCGGGAGTTCCTCTCGGAGAGGAAGTGGGGAAACGGCTATAACTGTAGATGCAGAGACCTCTATACGAGAAattaag GAGATCCATGAACTGAAGGATCAGATTCAAGATGTGGAAAGCAAGTACATGCAGAACCTCAAAGAAGTCAAG GATGCATTAGTACAAGTGGAGGAGAAGTACCGTAAGGCCATGGTGTCCAACGCTCAGCTGGACAATGAGAAGAACAACCTGATGTACCAGGTGGACACGCTTAAGGACTCGCTcatggagctggaggagctgctgtcCGAGTCCCGCCGCGGGTTCGAGGACAAAGTCAAG GAATGTGAGCGAGAGAAACATGCCCACACTGTGCTCCAGTTCCAGTtcaatgaaatgaaagagaCGCTCAAACAAAGTGAAGAGCTGCTCAAT GACATCCGTCAGCTGCATATCAAAATGGAAGGTTTGAATAGAGAAATATGTGACCTGCAGGAGACGGTGGAGTGGAAGGATAAGAAGATTGGG GCCTTAGAGCGACAGAAAGAATACACAGATGCAATTCGAGTGGAGCGGGATGAGCTCAGAGAGGAGGTGGTGAACCTGAAAGACATTCTGAAG AAACATGGAATAGTATTGGGACCTGATCTAAGCATCAATGGAGAGGATGGTGTGGCAGACGCTGACAGCACCCTCAGTGCAGACCCTGCTTCCCCCCTGGCTCAGGAGGCACAGACCCCCCCAACAGAGGGGAACAGCATGCTCG GCAACACAGAGGAGACTCAGTTGAGAAGTagcgaggaggaagaggtggatcCAGAGCAGCAACAAGAACATTTTGAGGAAGCCAAAGAGAATCTCTTGAGCTCTGATGCACTCTGTGATGTTTCTGGGGTGTGCACTGTGGAAACATCTACGGATACAGAAGAACAACGGGATGCCACAGAAGTAGACGGTGTTGAAGAACCTGGCCTAAGGAAGGACttaaatgttgacattaaagACCAGTCGGTCACAGAGTCAAAAGATATAATCATTTGTAGCCCTGAACTTCAGGGCATTGTCACTAGTTCTGAGGAAAGTGTTCTAGAAACAGTAAGGCCTGAGGGCAAAGAGTTAGGAGGGACCAATAACCTAGATTCAGGGGAGCCAGGAACCAACATCAACAGTGTAGACATTAGAGAGTCAGGCAACAACTTTttgaaagagcaagaaaacaaacaggaagatgTTGAGGAACATCATCTGAGAAATACAGAATCACGTCCAGAGCAAAAGGTGGTACAACCTGTTGAGAGCTTACCTGAGGAGTCCGTACCAGCTGAGTCTAACACAGACGCTCCACCAGAGCCTGAGAATCCAGAAGAGGCAGAGAACATGGAGACTGAGGAACTATCGGGTAACTCTCAGCCTCAGGGTGCTGCTGCTCcagggaaaaagaagaaaaagaagaggaaaggtaAAAAGAATCGGGGAACTCAAGAGGATAGGAACCAACAAAGAGACGGAGCAGATAGAGAAAAGGGCAAAACAGAGGTGAAGATTGAACCGGATACAAAAGATAATGAGCTAAAAGCAGAACCTGAAGTTCTCGCTTCTGGCACTGAAGAACCTGGGATGGACCAAGTTAAGAATGAGCAGGACGGGCAAAAAGATGGAGTAGAAGAACAGGAACCTCATAAAACTGGAAGAGAATCAAGAAGGGATCATGTTGCAGATGAGTGTGACAAGGAACAAACTTTAGAAAAGGAAAACGtagaagaagcagaagcagccACTGAAACATTTTCTCACGTCACAACCCCTGCAGAAGTGGGGGTGGATCACGTTACAGAGGAACAGAACAAGGAACAATGCTTGGGAACCGTCAAAGCAGGAGAGTTAGTGGCACCCGCTGAAACCCACGTTGAAACTCTCAAGGAATCCAGAACAGTGCCCATCCCCAAGGACGAGCAGGACCAGAAACAACCTTTAGAAACACAAAGAGTAGAAGAAGTGGGATCTTTAACAAATCCTGTCCCAGAGACCATACTCAGTACTGAGAGTCCCGATGATCTTAACGGTGAGTGCACTTCCTGCGTAGATAACTCTAAAAGTGGCATCTCAACTAATGACTGTGTCATCCAGGCTGAGGCAGAAGTTGTTCATAGTGAGGAGAATGAGGTGAGGTCTATTGACGAGATGAAATCAGAATACACACCTGATATCCCGGAAAACCCTGAAACTGGATCACACAATCCAATCAATGGGGACATGGCTGCTGATGAATCTGAACCTACGAGCAGAGCTGAGAGTAAGGATAAACCATCTGTGCCCCCACCTTCTACCGACAGTGTTACTGACACTATCAAGAGCTCAGAGCCGTCTGCAGGCGGGGAGAGTCCCTTCAAGGTCTCTGATGGAGGTCCAGAAGAGGTTACTGAGACAATAAAAGATGATGAGGAACCAGAAATAGCAACTGAACAAGACAAACCACAAGAATATCCCAGTGTCCTGTTGCCCAGCCATGAGGAGGCAGAGCTAACAGCagacagagcagaggaggaCTTCAACAGAGGTTTGAGGGAGCCTGAAGGTTTAGTCCAAACAGACCCATTAGATGACCAGGATAAAGAGACTCCATCATTTGTAACAAACATGGATGCAATCGACactgttcagagtgtgttggagaCTGTAGTGCGAGCAGAGCCACTGGATAATGTAGAGACGGCACAGTGTGAGGGTCACGTTGATGAATCCAGTGCTGACATAACCCCTGAATTAGAGATCAATACCACTGAGACGATAACTACACCAGATGTTCCAAAAGAAGCTCATGAACATGGGTCCACCATGGCAGAAGATCCAGAACATAATAACAATCCAAATGATCAGCAAGGAGAGACACAGCCACTGCATGAACCCATGGACGAGCTTCCATCCCAGCCAACACTGCAGGAGTGCAATGAAGAGGACGGTGAAAATAATGAAGGTCCTTCTTTTGATTTTGATGACATGGATATGGAGCCGGCTGAAGTGGAAAGTCTCCCTAGGAATCCCCAACAGGAAGAAGTGGAGGAGGGAGTTGAAGTGGTCCCAGATGAAAGCGGCAGCTCAGGCGTCGAGACTCTGTCCCAAAACAGTTCGGCTCAGGATGGCACTTTGGGAAACGGGGGGCAGTTGTTGGAAAAGGAGGAAGCAGGTTTAGCAAATGAGACCGGGGGCATTGTAGAGGAAGCAAAGTTTCCAAGTGTTGGAGAGGCAGGGGGTGCTCCAGAGGACATTAACCAGGCGCTGTCCCTGCCTGTAGAGGAGGGGTTAGAAGCCATTAAGCAGGAACACGTGGATCTACCAAAGAGTGCAGAGCAAGTGGGCGGCAGTAAAGAGCCGCAGCAGGGGGGGAAGGATGTGAGGAAGAACAGCAAGAAAGGCAAAGGCAAGGGCAAAGAGGAGTGTAAGATGTCTTAG
- the lrrfip1a gene encoding uncharacterized protein lrrfip1a isoform X4: MGTQGAGRKRSTKKDKSTAEDDALNLIAREAEARLAAKRAARAEARDIRMKELERQQKEIFQVQKKYYGLNTKVDDRSDSKWGDIEQWMDSVEMNKNQEDSERYSRSSRIQTLSDDDERMSVGSRSSVRSDLDSVGAYGGGDSSSIKKSKKKKKHKHKDRNGHDDEYSVMSSRSSRQSDESRVSRSSRLDLTSSRLSDDPRGSRGSRLDLQPTSYASSDLYSYNGLSSARNPGSTFNGYQSSLYEDSGLQRGSSSLSLPVEYSSYRTSGSRVSSRAGSARGSPVDNCGSVASFLRSAAGSSGLHLDDVTIPDFSDVEDRDYLEKGSRAASSMTAATLTSLGGSSSRRGSGETAITVDAETSIREIKEIHELKDQIQDVESKYMQNLKEVKDALVQVEEKYRKAMVSNAQLDNEKNNLMYQVDTLKDSLMELEELLSESRRGFEDKVKECEREKHAHTVLQFQFNEMKETLKQSEELLNDIRQLHIKMEGLNREICDLQETVEWKDKKIGALERQKEYTDAIRVERDELREEVVNLKDILKKHGIVLGPDLSINGEDGVADADSTLSADPASPLAQEAQTPPTEGNSMLGNTEETQLRSSEEEEVDPEQQQEHFEEAKENLLSSDALCDVSGVCTVETSTDTEEQRDATEVDGVEEPGLRKDLNVDIKDQSVTESKDIIICSPELQGIVTSSEESVLETVRPEGKELGGTNNLDSGEPGTNINSVDIRESGNNFLKEQENKQEDVEEHHLRNTESRPEQKVVQPVESLPEESVPAESNTDAPPEPENPEEAENMETEELSGNSQPQGAAAPGKKKKKKRKGKKNRGTQEDRNQQRDGADREKGKTEVKIEPDTKDNELKAEPEVLASGTEEPGMDQVKNEQDGQKDGVEEQEPHKTGRESRRDHVADECDKEQTLEKENVEEAEAATETFSHVTTPAEVGVDHVTEEQNKEQCLGTVKAGELVAPAETHVETLKESRTVPIPKDEQDQKQPLETQRVEEVGSLTNPVPETILSTESPDDLNGECTSCVDNSKSGISTNDCVIQAEAEVVHSEENEVRSIDEMKSEYTPDIPENPETGSHNPINGDMAADESEPTSRAESKDKPSVPPPSTDSVTDTIKSSEPSAGGESPFKVSDGGPEEVTETIKDDEEPEIATEQDKPQEYPSVLLPSHEEAELTADRAEEDFNRGLREPEGLVQTDPLDDQDKETPSFVTNMDAIDTVQSVLETVVRAEPLDNVETAQCEGHVDESSADITPELEINTTETITTPDVPKEAHEHGSTMAEDPEHNNNPNDQQGETQPLHEPMDELPSQPTLQECNEEDGENNEGPSFDFDDMDMEPAEVESLPRNPQQEEVEEGVEVVPDESGSSGVETLSQNSSAQDGTLGNGGQLLEKEEAGLANETGGIVEEAKFPSVGEAGGAPEDINQALSLPVEEGLEAIKQEHVDLPKSAEQVGGSKEPQQGGKDVRKNSKKGKGKGKEECKMS, translated from the exons ATCTTTCAGGTGCAGAAG AAATATTATGGCTTGAACACCAAAGTAGACGACCGATCGGACAGCAAATGGGGAGATATTGAGCAATGGATG GATTCTgttgaaatgaacaaaaaccAG GAGGACAGTGAGAGATACTCACGTTCTTCACGAATACAAACG CTGTCGGACGACGATGAGCGGATGTCAGTGGGGAGCCGGAGCAGTGTCAGG TCGGATCTTGATTCTGTTGGGGCTTATGGTGGAGGG GACTCCTCCTCAATAAAGaagtcaaagaaaaagaagaaacataaGCACAAAGAC AGGAACGGCCATGATGATGAGTACAGTGTCATGTCCAGCCGG AGCTCCAGACAGAGTGATGAGAGCAGAGTGTCCCGTTCCTCCAGGCTGGACCTCACG AGCTCCAGACTGAGTGATGACCCCCGGGGATCTCGGGGCTCCAGATTAGACCTGCAGCCG ACCTCTTACGCTTCCTCTGACCTGTACAGCTACAATGGCCTGTCCTCTGCCAGAAACCCCGGCTCAACTTTCAATGGTTACCAG AGCTCCCTGTATGAAGACAGCGGCTTGCAGCGAGGCAGCAGCTCCCTCTCACTT ccTGTAGAGTACAGTAGTTATCGCACCTCCGGTTCCAGGGTCTCCTCCAGGGCCGGGTCAGCCCGCGGCAGCCCAGTG GACAACTGCGGCTCTGTGGCCAGTTTCCTGAGGAGCGCAGCCGGCAGCAGCGGCCTCCACCTGGACGATGTTACTATTCCGGACTTTTCTGAT GTGGAGGACAGAGATTATCTTGAGAAG GGATCTCGAGCAGCTTCTTCCATGACAGCAGCGACCCTCACCTCGTTAGGCGGGAGTTCCTCTCGGAGAGGAAGTGGGGAAACGGCTATAACTGTAGATGCAGAGACCTCTATACGAGAAattaag GAGATCCATGAACTGAAGGATCAGATTCAAGATGTGGAAAGCAAGTACATGCAGAACCTCAAAGAAGTCAAG GATGCATTAGTACAAGTGGAGGAGAAGTACCGTAAGGCCATGGTGTCCAACGCTCAGCTGGACAATGAGAAGAACAACCTGATGTACCAGGTGGACACGCTTAAGGACTCGCTcatggagctggaggagctgctgtcCGAGTCCCGCCGCGGGTTCGAGGACAAAGTCAAG GAATGTGAGCGAGAGAAACATGCCCACACTGTGCTCCAGTTCCAGTtcaatgaaatgaaagagaCGCTCAAACAAAGTGAAGAGCTGCTCAAT GACATCCGTCAGCTGCATATCAAAATGGAAGGTTTGAATAGAGAAATATGTGACCTGCAGGAGACGGTGGAGTGGAAGGATAAGAAGATTGGG GCCTTAGAGCGACAGAAAGAATACACAGATGCAATTCGAGTGGAGCGGGATGAGCTCAGAGAGGAGGTGGTGAACCTGAAAGACATTCTGAAG AAACATGGAATAGTATTGGGACCTGATCTAAGCATCAATGGAGAGGATGGTGTGGCAGACGCTGACAGCACCCTCAGTGCAGACCCTGCTTCCCCCCTGGCTCAGGAGGCACAGACCCCCCCAACAGAGGGGAACAGCATGCTCG GCAACACAGAGGAGACTCAGTTGAGAAGTagcgaggaggaagaggtggatcCAGAGCAGCAACAAGAACATTTTGAGGAAGCCAAAGAGAATCTCTTGAGCTCTGATGCACTCTGTGATGTTTCTGGGGTGTGCACTGTGGAAACATCTACGGATACAGAAGAACAACGGGATGCCACAGAAGTAGACGGTGTTGAAGAACCTGGCCTAAGGAAGGACttaaatgttgacattaaagACCAGTCGGTCACAGAGTCAAAAGATATAATCATTTGTAGCCCTGAACTTCAGGGCATTGTCACTAGTTCTGAGGAAAGTGTTCTAGAAACAGTAAGGCCTGAGGGCAAAGAGTTAGGAGGGACCAATAACCTAGATTCAGGGGAGCCAGGAACCAACATCAACAGTGTAGACATTAGAGAGTCAGGCAACAACTTTttgaaagagcaagaaaacaaacaggaagatgTTGAGGAACATCATCTGAGAAATACAGAATCACGTCCAGAGCAAAAGGTGGTACAACCTGTTGAGAGCTTACCTGAGGAGTCCGTACCAGCTGAGTCTAACACAGACGCTCCACCAGAGCCTGAGAATCCAGAAGAGGCAGAGAACATGGAGACTGAGGAACTATCGGGTAACTCTCAGCCTCAGGGTGCTGCTGCTCcagggaaaaagaagaaaaagaagaggaaaggtaAAAAGAATCGGGGAACTCAAGAGGATAGGAACCAACAAAGAGACGGAGCAGATAGAGAAAAGGGCAAAACAGAGGTGAAGATTGAACCGGATACAAAAGATAATGAGCTAAAAGCAGAACCTGAAGTTCTCGCTTCTGGCACTGAAGAACCTGGGATGGACCAAGTTAAGAATGAGCAGGACGGGCAAAAAGATGGAGTAGAAGAACAGGAACCTCATAAAACTGGAAGAGAATCAAGAAGGGATCATGTTGCAGATGAGTGTGACAAGGAACAAACTTTAGAAAAGGAAAACGtagaagaagcagaagcagccACTGAAACATTTTCTCACGTCACAACCCCTGCAGAAGTGGGGGTGGATCACGTTACAGAGGAACAGAACAAGGAACAATGCTTGGGAACCGTCAAAGCAGGAGAGTTAGTGGCACCCGCTGAAACCCACGTTGAAACTCTCAAGGAATCCAGAACAGTGCCCATCCCCAAGGACGAGCAGGACCAGAAACAACCTTTAGAAACACAAAGAGTAGAAGAAGTGGGATCTTTAACAAATCCTGTCCCAGAGACCATACTCAGTACTGAGAGTCCCGATGATCTTAACGGTGAGTGCACTTCCTGCGTAGATAACTCTAAAAGTGGCATCTCAACTAATGACTGTGTCATCCAGGCTGAGGCAGAAGTTGTTCATAGTGAGGAGAATGAGGTGAGGTCTATTGACGAGATGAAATCAGAATACACACCTGATATCCCGGAAAACCCTGAAACTGGATCACACAATCCAATCAATGGGGACATGGCTGCTGATGAATCTGAACCTACGAGCAGAGCTGAGAGTAAGGATAAACCATCTGTGCCCCCACCTTCTACCGACAGTGTTACTGACACTATCAAGAGCTCAGAGCCGTCTGCAGGCGGGGAGAGTCCCTTCAAGGTCTCTGATGGAGGTCCAGAAGAGGTTACTGAGACAATAAAAGATGATGAGGAACCAGAAATAGCAACTGAACAAGACAAACCACAAGAATATCCCAGTGTCCTGTTGCCCAGCCATGAGGAGGCAGAGCTAACAGCagacagagcagaggaggaCTTCAACAGAGGTTTGAGGGAGCCTGAAGGTTTAGTCCAAACAGACCCATTAGATGACCAGGATAAAGAGACTCCATCATTTGTAACAAACATGGATGCAATCGACactgttcagagtgtgttggagaCTGTAGTGCGAGCAGAGCCACTGGATAATGTAGAGACGGCACAGTGTGAGGGTCACGTTGATGAATCCAGTGCTGACATAACCCCTGAATTAGAGATCAATACCACTGAGACGATAACTACACCAGATGTTCCAAAAGAAGCTCATGAACATGGGTCCACCATGGCAGAAGATCCAGAACATAATAACAATCCAAATGATCAGCAAGGAGAGACACAGCCACTGCATGAACCCATGGACGAGCTTCCATCCCAGCCAACACTGCAGGAGTGCAATGAAGAGGACGGTGAAAATAATGAAGGTCCTTCTTTTGATTTTGATGACATGGATATGGAGCCGGCTGAAGTGGAAAGTCTCCCTAGGAATCCCCAACAGGAAGAAGTGGAGGAGGGAGTTGAAGTGGTCCCAGATGAAAGCGGCAGCTCAGGCGTCGAGACTCTGTCCCAAAACAGTTCGGCTCAGGATGGCACTTTGGGAAACGGGGGGCAGTTGTTGGAAAAGGAGGAAGCAGGTTTAGCAAATGAGACCGGGGGCATTGTAGAGGAAGCAAAGTTTCCAAGTGTTGGAGAGGCAGGGGGTGCTCCAGAGGACATTAACCAGGCGCTGTCCCTGCCTGTAGAGGAGGGGTTAGAAGCCATTAAGCAGGAACACGTGGATCTACCAAAGAGTGCAGAGCAAGTGGGCGGCAGTAAAGAGCCGCAGCAGGGGGGGAAGGATGTGAGGAAGAACAGCAAGAAAGGCAAAGGCAAGGGCAAAGAGGAGTGTAAGATGTCTTAG
- the lrrfip1a gene encoding leucine-rich repeat flightless-interacting protein 2 isoform X17, translating into MGTQGAGRKRSTKKDKSTAEDDALNLIAREAEARLAAKRAARAEARDIRMKELERQQKEIFQVQKKYYGLNTKVDDRSDSKWGDIEQWMDSVEMNKNQEDSERYSRSSRIQTLSDDDERMSVGSRSSVRSDLDSVGAYGGGDSSSIKKSKKKKKHKHKDRNGHDDEYSVMSSRSSRQSDESRVSRSSRLDLTSSRLSDDPRGSRGSRLDLQPTSYASSDLYSYNGLSSARNPGSTFNGYQSSLYEDSGLQRGSSSLSLPVEYSSYRTSGSRVSSRAGSARGSPVDNCGSVASFLRSAAGSSGLHLDDVTIPDFSDVSGFAPAGGRHRDVEDRDYLEKGSRAASSMTAATLTSLGGSSSRRGSGETAITVDAETSIREIKEIHELKDQIQDVESKYMQNLKEVKDALVQVEEKYRKAMVSNAQLDNEKNNLMYQVDTLKDSLMELEELLSESRRGFEDKVKECEREKHAHTVLQFQFNEMKETLKQSEELLNDIRQLHIKMEGLNREICDLQETVEWKDKKIGALERQKEYTDAIRVERDELREEVVNLKDILKKHGIVLGPDLSINGEDGVADADSTLSADPASPLAQEAQTPPTEGNSMLEIRLRKLVDEREKMIEQVKKLKSQLEQKTQRNGTENSLGPDGEILENGDDPNIMELQRDSTRQISDYKFKLVKAEQEVTALEQNVTRLEGQVTRYKSASENAEKVEDELKAEKRKLQRELRSALDKVDELESNNSHLSKRLEKMKSTRGMAQTP; encoded by the exons ATCTTTCAGGTGCAGAAG AAATATTATGGCTTGAACACCAAAGTAGACGACCGATCGGACAGCAAATGGGGAGATATTGAGCAATGGATG GATTCTgttgaaatgaacaaaaaccAG GAGGACAGTGAGAGATACTCACGTTCTTCACGAATACAAACG CTGTCGGACGACGATGAGCGGATGTCAGTGGGGAGCCGGAGCAGTGTCAGG TCGGATCTTGATTCTGTTGGGGCTTATGGTGGAGGG GACTCCTCCTCAATAAAGaagtcaaagaaaaagaagaaacataaGCACAAAGAC AGGAACGGCCATGATGATGAGTACAGTGTCATGTCCAGCCGG AGCTCCAGACAGAGTGATGAGAGCAGAGTGTCCCGTTCCTCCAGGCTGGACCTCACG AGCTCCAGACTGAGTGATGACCCCCGGGGATCTCGGGGCTCCAGATTAGACCTGCAGCCG ACCTCTTACGCTTCCTCTGACCTGTACAGCTACAATGGCCTGTCCTCTGCCAGAAACCCCGGCTCAACTTTCAATGGTTACCAG AGCTCCCTGTATGAAGACAGCGGCTTGCAGCGAGGCAGCAGCTCCCTCTCACTT ccTGTAGAGTACAGTAGTTATCGCACCTCCGGTTCCAGGGTCTCCTCCAGGGCCGGGTCAGCCCGCGGCAGCCCAGTG GACAACTGCGGCTCTGTGGCCAGTTTCCTGAGGAGCGCAGCCGGCAGCAGCGGCCTCCACCTGGACGATGTTACTATTCCGGACTTTTCTGATGTGAGTGGCTTTGCCCCCGCAGGAGGCCGCCACCGTGAT GTGGAGGACAGAGATTATCTTGAGAAG GGATCTCGAGCAGCTTCTTCCATGACAGCAGCGACCCTCACCTCGTTAGGCGGGAGTTCCTCTCGGAGAGGAAGTGGGGAAACGGCTATAACTGTAGATGCAGAGACCTCTATACGAGAAattaag GAGATCCATGAACTGAAGGATCAGATTCAAGATGTGGAAAGCAAGTACATGCAGAACCTCAAAGAAGTCAAG GATGCATTAGTACAAGTGGAGGAGAAGTACCGTAAGGCCATGGTGTCCAACGCTCAGCTGGACAATGAGAAGAACAACCTGATGTACCAGGTGGACACGCTTAAGGACTCGCTcatggagctggaggagctgctgtcCGAGTCCCGCCGCGGGTTCGAGGACAAAGTCAAG GAATGTGAGCGAGAGAAACATGCCCACACTGTGCTCCAGTTCCAGTtcaatgaaatgaaagagaCGCTCAAACAAAGTGAAGAGCTGCTCAAT GACATCCGTCAGCTGCATATCAAAATGGAAGGTTTGAATAGAGAAATATGTGACCTGCAGGAGACGGTGGAGTGGAAGGATAAGAAGATTGGG GCCTTAGAGCGACAGAAAGAATACACAGATGCAATTCGAGTGGAGCGGGATGAGCTCAGAGAGGAGGTGGTGAACCTGAAAGACATTCTGAAG AAACATGGAATAGTATTGGGACCTGATCTAAGCATCAATGGAGAGGATGGTGTGGCAGACGCTGACAGCACCCTCAGTGCAGACCCTGCTTCCCCCCTGGCTCAGGAGGCACAGACCCCCCCAACAGAGGGGAACAGCATGCTCG AGATCCGCCTGAGGAAGCTGGTGGATGAGCGGGAGAAGATGATCGAGCAG gtgAAGAAACTGAAGTCCCAGCTGGAGCAGAAGACCCAGCGGAATGGCACCGAAAACAGTCTGGGGCCGGACGGAGAAATACTTGAAAACGGCGACGACCCAAACATAATGGAGCTGCAGC GAGATTCAACCAGGCAAATAAGCGACTACAAGTTCAAGCTGGTGAAAGCAGAGCAGGAAGTCACCGCTTTAGAACAGAAT GTGACCCGGCTGGAGGGTCAGGTGACGCGCTACAAGTCAGCATCAGAGAACGCAGAGAAAGTGGAGGATGAGCTCAAGGCGGAGAAGAGGAAACTCCAGAGAGAG CTGCGGTCAGCCCTGGACAAGGTGGATGAACTGGAATCCAACAACAGTCACCTGTCCAAACGACTGGAGAAGATGAAGTCTACTCGAGGCATGGCACAGACTCCATAG